The genomic DNA ATGGAGGTATCCCGGGGGGAGGATAAGAAACTCCAGACCGATGATATTACGACCGATCTGGGACTGTGCATCTACTGCGGGCTGTGCATTGAATCCTGCCCGACCGGCAAGTCCATATACCTGGGTTACAATTATGCCAATACCACCTACCGCTGTACCCAGTGCGCCACGGCCAAGACCGGCACCAGCCCGTCCGACGGGCGCTGCGGCGAGCTGATACTGAGCAACGACGCCCTGCTGCCGGACGATATCAAACGGCCCCGCTCCGGCTACTACCGTCCGGAACGGGCTGCCGAACTGCCGGAGCAGACGCTGCTGGTGTATAAAACCACCTATGCCGAAGACCGCCGCAATAAGAAGGAGGGCAAATAATGGAGATTGCCTTTTTCATCTTTGCCGCCGGTATCATCGGCACGGCGCTGGCGGTGGTGCTGCTTAAGAATATCTTCCGCGCCTCGCTGATGCTGGTGCTGTGCTTCTTTTTGATTGCCGGGCTGTTCATTACACTGTTTGCCGACTTTCTGGCGGCGATCCAGGTGCTGATCTATGTGGGCGCCATCTCGGTGCTGATTATTCTGGCCATCATGCTGACGCGCGAGATCCAGACCGGCAACC from Dehalogenimonas sp. W includes the following:
- a CDS encoding NADH-quinone oxidoreductase subunit J, whose protein sequence is MEIAFFIFAAGIIGTALAVVLLKNIFRASLMLVLCFFLIAGLFITLFADFLAAIQVLIYVGAISVLIILAIMLTREIQTGNLSNRLKTPALFAGGGVTLALIATTVTTDWNISAAAPAEDTTASLAALLFAADGYMLAVEMAAVLLLTAIIGAIILVRDNK
- a CDS encoding NADH-quinone oxidoreductase subunit I, translating into MPSIKNFGEGLWRGLKITFKHLGRKWITVQYPEQKLTMSKRVRGTDIIWDRESCISCRACERACPVGAIKMEVSRGEDKKLQTDDITTDLGLCIYCGLCIESCPTGKSIYLGYNYANTTYRCTQCATAKTGTSPSDGRCGELILSNDALLPDDIKRPRSGYYRPERAAELPEQTLLVYKTTYAEDRRNKKEGK